In Deinococcus proteolyticus MRP, a single genomic region encodes these proteins:
- a CDS encoding Asp23/Gls24 family envelope stress response protein, whose translation MSKASKGTIHITDTALASLIGLTAHEIPGVVGMAPVNLKEGITKALGRSQVKDGVTLHRGDKGQHGEKGRARKEKPAADAPYWAEVNVIVAYGVSIPTVAQNIEDRVKHIVRTHAGIELQQVGVNVVGVSRE comes from the coding sequence ATGAGTAAGGCATCCAAAGGCACCATTCACATTACCGATACAGCGCTCGCCTCGCTGATTGGCCTGACCGCACACGAGATTCCCGGTGTGGTGGGCATGGCCCCGGTCAACCTCAAAGAAGGCATCACCAAGGCGCTGGGGCGCTCGCAGGTCAAAGACGGCGTGACCCTCCACCGGGGCGACAAGGGCCAGCACGGCGAAAAGGGCAGGGCCCGCAAGGAAAAGCCTGCCGCAGACGCTCCCTACTGGGCCGAGGTGAATGTCATTGTGGCGTACGGGGTCAGTATTCCCACCGTGGCGCAGAACATCGAAGACCGGGTCAAGCACATCGTGCGGACCCATGCCGGCATCGAACTACAGCAGGTCGGCGTGAACGTGGTGGGGGTCAGCCGTGAGTGA
- a CDS encoding peroxiredoxin produces the protein MTNNRIQPGDPFPAFSLPDGAGQTHNLSDYAGRYVVLYAYPKDDTPGCTREACDFRDSARLREMGVQILGISQDDAASHQRFSEKFSLPFPLLTDDGEFLASIGAYGEKNSYGKVTQGVKRSTFIIDPQGKLLKSWLAVKVDGHAEAVADAIAADMETSA, from the coding sequence ATGACCAACAACCGCATCCAACCTGGCGACCCCTTCCCCGCCTTTTCCCTGCCCGACGGTGCGGGGCAGACCCACAACTTAAGCGACTACGCAGGCCGCTACGTCGTGCTGTACGCCTACCCCAAGGACGACACCCCCGGCTGCACCCGCGAGGCGTGCGATTTCCGCGACTCGGCCCGCCTGCGCGAGATGGGCGTGCAGATTCTCGGCATCAGCCAAGACGACGCCGCCAGCCATCAGCGGTTCAGCGAGAAGTTCAGCCTGCCTTTCCCGCTGCTGACCGACGACGGAGAGTTTCTCGCCAGCATCGGCGCCTACGGCGAGAAAAACAGCTACGGCAAGGTAACGCAGGGCGTGAAGCGCTCCACCTTCATCATTGACCCGCAGGGCAAGCTGCTCAAAAGCTGGCTGGCTGTCAAGGTAGACGGGCACGCCGAAGCGGTGGCCGACGCGATTGCCGCCGATATGGAGACCAGCGCATGA
- a CDS encoding VWA domain-containing protein — translation MNCRAAAWLPAVLLAAALGGCTDRTADAGATPDTLGERGPVLNVMAGSELKDLEPLLDEVAGEVGVRLNMRYTGTLDGVAELQAGAGAGNSAGPDLVWFSHAKYLELQGGLGGRILSSEKIMLSPVVLGVKESDAKAWGWDTRPVGWKDIAARVASGDLHYGMANPAASNSGMTALIGITAALSGKGDAITAGDVQAGALKQFFKGQVLTSGSSGWLADAYVADQGRSQLNGLINYESVLLSLNRGGRLQEPLKLIYPSDGLVTADYPLMLLNDARRSEYQALVDRLRSPQVQQRIMQETLRRPAAPGVALSSEFPPGMLVELPFPASAGTIDAILGSYLNDVRRPANTIFVLDVSGSMEGKRLEALKAALGNLSGADTSLGWRFAAFADRERVTLIPFSGDVEAVRSFQVNKASRAADLQAIAAAGGALQAGGGTNIYGALSEAYRQAAAAPAGSYTSVVLMTDGEGTAGPSLNEFRDFYAALPAGARSVKTFTVLFGDSDVQEMNEVAALTGGRTFDGQQNLAAAFKEIRGYQ, via the coding sequence ATGAACTGCCGCGCCGCTGCTTGGCTGCCCGCCGTCCTCCTCGCCGCTGCGCTGGGGGGCTGCACCGACCGCACGGCGGACGCCGGGGCCACGCCGGACACGCTGGGCGAGCGCGGCCCGGTGCTGAACGTGATGGCCGGCTCGGAACTCAAAGACCTGGAACCGCTGCTGGACGAGGTGGCCGGGGAAGTCGGCGTGCGGCTGAACATGCGTTACACCGGCACGCTGGACGGCGTGGCCGAGTTGCAGGCCGGCGCAGGGGCCGGCAACTCGGCGGGGCCGGACCTGGTGTGGTTCTCGCACGCCAAGTACCTGGAATTGCAGGGCGGGCTGGGCGGGCGCATCCTTTCCAGCGAGAAAATCATGCTGTCCCCGGTAGTGCTGGGCGTCAAGGAGAGCGACGCCAAAGCCTGGGGTTGGGACACCCGCCCGGTGGGCTGGAAGGACATCGCCGCCAGGGTGGCCAGCGGCGACCTGCACTACGGCATGGCCAACCCTGCCGCCTCCAACAGCGGCATGACCGCACTGATTGGAATTACGGCGGCGCTGAGCGGCAAGGGAGACGCCATCACGGCCGGGGACGTGCAGGCGGGGGCGCTCAAGCAGTTCTTTAAGGGGCAGGTGCTCACCTCCGGCTCCAGCGGCTGGCTGGCCGACGCCTACGTGGCCGACCAGGGCCGGAGCCAACTGAACGGCCTGATCAACTACGAATCGGTGCTGCTGTCGCTGAACCGGGGCGGGCGGCTGCAAGAACCGCTCAAGCTGATTTACCCGTCCGACGGCCTCGTCACCGCCGACTATCCGCTGATGCTGCTGAATGACGCACGCCGCAGCGAGTATCAGGCGCTGGTGGACCGGCTGCGCTCGCCGCAGGTGCAGCAGCGCATCATGCAGGAGACACTGCGCCGCCCCGCCGCGCCGGGGGTGGCCCTCAGCAGCGAGTTTCCGCCCGGAATGCTGGTGGAACTGCCCTTTCCGGCCTCTGCGGGCACCATCGACGCCATTCTGGGCAGCTACCTGAACGACGTGCGCCGACCGGCCAACACCATTTTCGTGCTGGACGTGAGCGGCAGCATGGAAGGTAAGCGGCTGGAAGCTCTCAAGGCGGCACTGGGCAACCTCAGCGGGGCCGACACCTCGCTGGGCTGGCGTTTCGCGGCGTTTGCCGACCGCGAGCGGGTCACGCTGATTCCCTTTTCCGGCGACGTGGAGGCTGTCAGGTCCTTTCAGGTGAACAAGGCCAGCCGCGCCGCCGACCTGCAGGCCATCGCGGCGGCAGGCGGGGCGCTGCAGGCGGGCGGCGGCACCAACATCTACGGCGCGCTGTCCGAGGCGTACCGCCAGGCGGCGGCGGCTCCGGCGGGCAGCTACACCTCGGTGGTGCTGATGACCGACGGCGAAGGCACCGCCGGGCCAAGTCTGAACGAGTTCCGCGACTTTTACGCGGCGCTGCCGGCCGGGGCGCGGTCCGTCAAGACCTTTACGGTGCTGTTCGGCGACAGCGACGTGCAGGAGATGAACGAGGTGGCGGCGCTGACCGGCGGGCGCACCTTCGACGGGCAACAGAACCTGGCGGCCGCCTTCAAGGAAATCCGGGGCTATCAGTGA
- a CDS encoding Maf family protein → MTPDAPASLILASGSPRRRKMLGHLLEDFEVIASDADESSPLTDPAALAVTLAQRKAEAVAAAHPNRAVLGADTVVALDGKLLGKPQDEAENREFIGLLSGQTHTVITGLCLVMGGQSHTAHTATSVTFRRLSPAEIAHYAASGEGLDKAGGYGIQGLGMALVSRIDGDYSNVVGLPLTRTLELLRQGGVKTRWD, encoded by the coding sequence ATGACCCCTGACGCTCCCGCCTCCCTCATCCTCGCTTCTGGCAGCCCACGCCGCCGCAAAATGCTCGGCCATCTGCTGGAGGACTTTGAAGTCATCGCCAGCGACGCCGACGAGAGCAGCCCGCTGACAGACCCCGCCGCCCTCGCCGTGACCCTGGCGCAGCGCAAGGCCGAGGCAGTGGCTGCTGCTCACCCGAACCGCGCGGTCCTCGGGGCCGATACGGTGGTGGCACTGGACGGCAAGCTGCTCGGCAAGCCGCAGGATGAGGCCGAAAACCGCGAGTTTATCGGGCTGCTGAGCGGGCAGACCCATACGGTCATCACGGGTTTGTGCCTGGTGATGGGGGGGCAGAGTCATACGGCCCACACCGCTACCTCCGTCACCTTTCGCCGCCTCTCCCCTGCCGAAATCGCGCACTACGCGGCCAGCGGGGAGGGCCTGGACAAAGCGGGCGGCTACGGCATTCAGGGCCTAGGCATGGCGCTGGTGTCGCGTATAGACGGCGACTATTCCAACGTGGTGGGCCTACCGCTCACGCGCACGCTGGAGCTGCTGCGGCAGGGTGGGGTGAAGACGCGGTGGGACTAG
- the deoC gene encoding deoxyribose-phosphate aldolase, with protein MTHPLAPHIDHTLLKAEATPDDIRRLCAEAKEHGFAAVCVNPVYVHLAAQELAGSGVKVATVCGFPLGAITPDQKAVEARLSAEAGADEIDMVIHIGAARAGDWATVQRDIEAVRKAVPDRVLKVIIETALLSDEQKRQATEAAVQAGADFVKTSTGFSTGGATVEDVALMAEVIAGRAQIKAAGGVRTPEDAQAMLDAGATRLGTSGGVGLVTSGENATAY; from the coding sequence ATGACTCATCCCCTCGCCCCCCACATCGACCACACCCTGCTCAAAGCCGAAGCCACGCCCGACGACATTCGCCGCCTGTGCGCCGAGGCGAAGGAGCACGGGTTCGCGGCCGTGTGCGTGAATCCCGTGTATGTCCACCTCGCCGCGCAGGAGCTGGCGGGCAGCGGCGTGAAAGTCGCCACGGTCTGCGGCTTTCCCCTCGGGGCGATTACCCCTGACCAGAAGGCAGTGGAAGCCCGCCTGAGCGCCGAAGCAGGCGCGGACGAAATTGACATGGTGATTCACATCGGGGCCGCCCGCGCAGGCGATTGGGCCACCGTGCAGCGCGACATCGAAGCGGTGCGTAAGGCCGTGCCTGACCGCGTGCTGAAAGTCATCATCGAAACGGCGCTGCTGAGCGATGAGCAAAAGCGCCAGGCCACCGAAGCGGCGGTGCAGGCAGGGGCGGATTTCGTGAAGACCTCCACCGGCTTCAGCACCGGTGGCGCGACGGTAGAAGACGTGGCGCTGATGGCCGAAGTCATCGCAGGCCGCGCCCAAATCAAGGCGGCAGGCGGCGTGCGGACTCCTGAAGACGCGCAGGCCATGCTGGACGCCGGAGCCACCCGCCTCGGCACCAGCGGCGGCGTGGGCCTGGTGACGAGCGGGGAGAACGCAACGGCGTACTGA
- the rpiA gene encoding ribose 5-phosphate isomerase A encodes MSDQAQNLEALKKEAALKAVALVQSGQRVGLGTGSTAKYAIEELGRKLRDGELSGIVGVATSNASADLAREVGIPVEDLDPRPLDIAIDGADEIAPNLDLIKGLGGALLREKLTEVQARRLIIIADHTKIVSRLGEKAPLPIEIAQFGFLSTVERLREFLPGGRLRMTGASNYVTDNGNFIYDAQLPADFAPAELERRIKGTLGVVDTGLFLCMAERAFVAAPDGVQELVR; translated from the coding sequence ATGAGCGACCAAGCCCAAAATCTGGAAGCACTGAAGAAGGAAGCCGCCCTGAAAGCCGTAGCCCTGGTGCAGAGCGGGCAGCGGGTAGGCCTCGGCACGGGCAGCACCGCCAAATACGCCATCGAGGAACTCGGGCGCAAGCTGCGGGACGGTGAGCTGAGCGGCATCGTGGGTGTGGCGACGTCCAACGCCTCTGCCGACCTGGCCCGCGAGGTGGGGATTCCGGTAGAAGACCTTGACCCGCGCCCGCTCGACATCGCTATTGACGGAGCCGACGAAATCGCGCCCAACCTCGACCTCATCAAGGGTCTCGGCGGGGCACTGCTGCGCGAAAAGCTGACCGAAGTCCAGGCGCGGCGACTGATTATCATTGCCGACCACACCAAAATCGTGAGTCGCCTGGGCGAAAAAGCCCCGCTGCCCATCGAAATCGCGCAGTTTGGCTTCCTGAGCACCGTGGAACGCCTGCGCGAGTTCTTGCCGGGTGGCCGCCTGCGAATGACCGGAGCCAGCAATTACGTTACCGACAACGGCAACTTCATCTACGACGCGCAGCTTCCCGCAGATTTTGCCCCCGCCGAGCTGGAGCGCCGCATCAAAGGCACCCTGGGCGTGGTGGACACCGGCCTGTTCCTGTGCATGGCCGAACGGGCCTTCGTGGCCGCGCCAGACGGAGTGCAGGAGCTGGTGCGCTGA
- a CDS encoding mismatch-specific DNA-glycosylase: protein MTSDFSSSERTPEGYFVPDVLQEGLTLVLVGTAPSKRSAAARAYYANPQNKFWRTLHAVGLTPRQLAPGEYPTLPQYGIGLTDVAKRHSGVDAALPSDAWNPDELREKIRRWQPRIVAFTSKRGAAETLGLPTGRLPYGRQVMDLEGAELWVLPSTSPLGHNHFSLEPWQLLAARVAELKAAKRSDP from the coding sequence ATGACTTCCGATTTTTCCTCTTCAGAACGCACCCCCGAAGGGTACTTCGTACCGGATGTGCTGCAAGAGGGCCTGACGCTGGTGCTGGTGGGCACGGCCCCGAGCAAGCGCTCGGCAGCGGCGCGGGCCTACTACGCCAACCCGCAAAACAAGTTCTGGCGCACCCTGCACGCGGTGGGCCTCACGCCGCGCCAACTGGCCCCTGGCGAGTACCCCACGCTGCCGCAGTACGGCATCGGCCTGACCGACGTGGCCAAGCGCCATAGCGGGGTGGACGCCGCCCTGCCGTCGGACGCCTGGAACCCCGACGAACTGCGCGAGAAAATCCGCCGCTGGCAGCCGCGCATCGTGGCGTTCACTTCCAAGCGCGGGGCCGCCGAAACCCTCGGCCTACCGACGGGCCGCCTACCCTACGGACGGCAGGTGATGGACCTGGAAGGCGCGGAGCTGTGGGTGCTGCCTTCCACCAGTCCGCTGGGGCACAACCACTTTTCGCTGGAGCCGTGGCAACTGCTGGCGGCGCGTGTGGCAGAGCTGAAAGCAGCCAAGCGCTCAGACCCTTAA
- a CDS encoding alpha/beta fold hydrolase, translating into MPARPSSRAPALLLHGAYLSRRAWQPQLSGPLAQHFHLLAPDLRGHGADRTPGPYSVEGWAQELLTWLDRLEVEQVHVCGHSLGGMVAQQLALTAPQRVRSLLLVETSYGTRSTPLERRLTDLTLPLLARWPLRGQAAAFALAYAPHNRPLREYVQAELQAFESRPQDYLAIWQAVTAFDSRAQLSRLTVPTRMVVGGRNLQTHAQARAMAALIPGARLEVVRGAGHLVPLERPAIFSALAGEFWLGAESQ; encoded by the coding sequence ATGCCTGCACGGCCCTCCTCCCGCGCTCCGGCCCTGCTGCTGCACGGGGCTTACCTCTCGCGGCGGGCCTGGCAGCCGCAACTCAGCGGCCCGCTGGCACAGCACTTTCACCTGCTGGCTCCGGACCTGCGTGGACACGGCGCAGACCGCACGCCTGGGCCGTACAGCGTGGAAGGGTGGGCGCAGGAGCTGCTGACCTGGCTAGACCGGCTGGAGGTAGAGCAGGTGCATGTCTGCGGGCACTCGCTCGGCGGCATGGTGGCGCAGCAGTTGGCCCTCACGGCTCCGCAGCGGGTGCGCTCGCTGCTGCTGGTCGAGACGAGCTACGGCACCCGCAGCACCCCACTGGAACGCCGCCTGACGGACCTTACCCTGCCGCTGCTGGCTCGCTGGCCCCTGCGCGGGCAAGCGGCAGCTTTCGCGCTGGCCTACGCGCCGCACAACCGTCCGCTTCGTGAGTATGTACAGGCAGAGCTGCAAGCCTTTGAGTCAAGGCCGCAGGATTACCTTGCCATCTGGCAGGCCGTCACCGCCTTCGACAGCCGGGCGCAGTTGTCACGGCTGACCGTACCTACACGGATGGTGGTGGGCGGGCGCAACCTTCAGACCCACGCTCAGGCAAGGGCCATGGCCGCCCTGATTCCGGGGGCACGGCTGGAAGTGGTGCGGGGAGCAGGCCACCTCGTTCCGCTGGAGCGTCCAGCGATATTCAGCGCCCTGGCGGGGGAATTCTGGTTGGGGGCGGAGTCACAATAG
- a CDS encoding molybdopterin-dependent oxidoreductase, translating into MSRRKHFADPPPELSGRFPPRQRLALGFPTLTAAPPPELLPTREDWTLRVFGLAAERTFTWADLLALPQSTLTLDIHCVTHWSKLDTVWTGVRTRDLLAALELSPQATHVMAHAHGDYSAALSLDDWRREDLLLAHSYAGEALEEKHGGPLRLVAPHRYFWKSVKWLEGLEFMDRDRPGYWEARGYHHRGDPWKSERWERD; encoded by the coding sequence ATGAGCCGCCGCAAACACTTTGCCGACCCGCCGCCCGAACTGAGCGGGCGCTTCCCGCCCCGGCAGCGGCTGGCGCTGGGTTTTCCCACGCTGACCGCCGCGCCCCCGCCTGAGCTGTTGCCCACCCGCGAAGACTGGACACTGCGGGTGTTCGGCCTCGCCGCCGAGCGCACCTTCACCTGGGCCGACCTGCTGGCGCTGCCGCAAAGCACCCTGACGCTGGACATCCACTGTGTCACCCACTGGAGCAAGCTGGATACTGTCTGGACCGGCGTCCGTACCCGCGACCTGCTGGCGGCGCTGGAACTGTCACCACAGGCCACCCACGTCATGGCGCACGCGCACGGCGACTACAGCGCGGCCCTCTCGCTGGACGACTGGCGGCGCGAAGACCTGCTGCTGGCCCACAGCTACGCAGGCGAGGCGCTGGAAGAAAAACACGGCGGCCCGCTGCGTTTGGTGGCACCGCACCGCTATTTCTGGAAATCGGTCAAATGGCTGGAAGGGCTGGAATTTATGGACCGCGACCGCCCTGGCTACTGGGAAGCGCGGGGCTACCATCACCGGGGCGACCCCTGGAAAAGCGAGCGCTGGGAGAGGGATTGA
- the guaA gene encoding glutamine-hydrolyzing GMP synthase, with translation MTQPSQHHQTVVILDFGSQFTRLIARRFREMGAYSVILPGTAPLERIQQEQPVGIVLSGGPSSVYDENAPKPAPGVLDLNMPILGVCYGMQYLAHEAGGDVKRAGKREYGKADLTEYGGELFKGIEGEFVAWMSHSDSVTQLPQGYQVVAKTEDTPVTAIENNETKRYGVQFHPEVVHTPKGGQLLGNFLDICGVSRDWTPQHILDELIAGVQEQVGSEGRVLLGISGGVDSSTLALLLSRAVGDRLTAVFVDHGLLRLNEREQVETALRGAGVNVVTVDAREEFMHHLDGVSDPEQKRKIIGREFIRVFDRETEKYGPFEFLAQGTLYPDVIESAGGEGAANIKSHHNVGGLPEDLAFKLVEPFRTLFKDEVREIAKLLGLPDDIRMRHPFPGPGLAIRCLGAITEEKLDILRRVDDIFISGLREFGLYDQCSQALAVLTPIQSVGVMGDERTYSYTVALRAVTTGDFMTAEWARLPYEFLGTMSNRIVNQVHEVNRVVYDITGKPPATIEWE, from the coding sequence ATGACTCAGCCTTCACAACACCATCAAACGGTTGTCATTCTTGACTTTGGAAGCCAGTTCACCCGGCTGATTGCCCGCCGCTTCCGCGAAATGGGCGCTTACTCGGTGATTCTGCCGGGCACCGCGCCGCTGGAGCGTATCCAGCAGGAGCAGCCCGTGGGCATCGTGCTGTCGGGTGGCCCAAGCAGCGTGTACGACGAGAACGCGCCCAAGCCCGCGCCGGGCGTGCTGGACCTGAACATGCCGATTCTGGGCGTGTGCTACGGCATGCAGTACCTCGCCCACGAGGCGGGCGGCGACGTGAAGCGGGCAGGCAAGCGCGAGTACGGCAAGGCCGACCTGACCGAGTACGGCGGCGAACTGTTTAAGGGCATCGAAGGCGAGTTCGTGGCCTGGATGAGCCACAGCGACAGCGTCACGCAACTGCCGCAGGGCTATCAGGTGGTGGCGAAAACCGAGGACACCCCCGTCACCGCCATCGAGAACAACGAAACCAAGCGCTACGGCGTGCAGTTTCACCCCGAAGTGGTCCACACGCCCAAGGGCGGGCAACTGCTGGGCAACTTTCTGGACATCTGCGGCGTGTCGCGTGACTGGACGCCGCAGCACATTCTGGACGAGCTGATTGCGGGCGTGCAGGAGCAAGTCGGCAGCGAAGGCCGCGTGCTGCTGGGCATCAGCGGGGGCGTGGATTCCAGCACGCTGGCGCTGCTGCTCTCACGTGCGGTGGGGGACCGCCTGACCGCTGTGTTTGTAGACCACGGCCTGCTGCGCCTGAACGAGCGCGAGCAGGTGGAAACGGCCCTGCGCGGCGCGGGCGTGAATGTGGTCACGGTGGATGCCCGCGAGGAATTCATGCACCACCTGGACGGCGTCAGCGACCCCGAGCAGAAGCGCAAGATTATCGGGCGCGAGTTTATCCGCGTGTTTGACCGCGAAACCGAGAAGTACGGCCCCTTCGAGTTTCTGGCGCAGGGCACCCTCTACCCCGACGTGATTGAGTCGGCGGGTGGCGAGGGCGCGGCCAACATCAAGAGCCACCACAACGTGGGCGGCCTGCCCGAAGACCTGGCCTTCAAGCTGGTGGAGCCGTTCCGCACGCTGTTCAAGGACGAAGTGCGCGAAATCGCCAAGCTGCTGGGCCTGCCCGACGACATCCGTATGCGCCACCCATTCCCTGGCCCTGGCCTCGCCATCCGCTGCCTGGGCGCGATTACCGAGGAAAAGCTGGACATCCTGCGCCGCGTGGACGACATCTTTATCAGCGGCCTGCGCGAGTTTGGGCTGTACGACCAGTGCTCGCAGGCTTTGGCGGTGCTGACCCCCATTCAGTCGGTGGGTGTGATGGGCGACGAGCGCACCTACTCCTACACGGTGGCGCTGCGGGCCGTGACCACGGGCGATTTCATGACCGCCGAATGGGCGCGGCTGCCCTACGAGTTCCTGGGCACGATGAGCAACCGCATCGTGAATCAGGTGCATGAGGTGAACCGCGTGGTATACGACATCACGGGCAAGCCACCGGCGACGATTGAGTGGGAATAA
- a CDS encoding OsmC family protein codes for MANTKTVNIDWLGEQRYVGRSENGQQLLIDNSANKVGVSPMDALLAALGTCTAYDVVGIMEKRKTPLSSYRIEVEGERADTTPARYTRITVRHIAGGEGVTKEQLEKAAHLSHEKYCSVAASLNAEIVLDVRLAEGSEG; via the coding sequence ATGGCAAACACCAAAACCGTGAACATCGACTGGCTGGGCGAACAGCGCTACGTGGGCCGCAGCGAAAACGGTCAGCAACTGCTGATTGACAACAGCGCCAACAAGGTGGGCGTGTCCCCGATGGACGCCCTGCTGGCCGCGCTGGGCACCTGCACTGCTTACGACGTGGTGGGCATCATGGAAAAGCGCAAGACGCCGCTGAGCAGCTACCGCATTGAGGTGGAAGGCGAGCGGGCCGACACCACCCCGGCCCGCTACACCCGCATCACCGTGCGCCACATCGCGGGCGGCGAGGGCGTAACAAAGGAGCAACTGGAAAAAGCCGCGCACCTCAGCCACGAGAAATACTGCTCGGTGGCGGCCAGCCTGAACGCCGAAATCGTGCTGGACGTGCGGCTGGCGGAAGGCTCGGAAGGCTGA
- a CDS encoding SulP family inorganic anion transporter — MTFVPDSSPRFNWADYRAEWLRNPKGDLLSGILVALALVPEAIAFSIIAGVAPQVGLYASFTIALVISFMGGRPAMISAATGAMALLMVGLVKTHGLEYLFAATILTGVLQVLFGWAGLSRYLKFVPRPVMTGFVNALAILIFMAQLPQFAGANWQMYAMVAAGLAIIYLLPRLTKAVPSALVAIVVLTLVSVWMGADVKTVGDMGELPGALPPFHLPQVPLTLETLNIIFPVALTLTFVGLLESLLTAQLIDEKTDTTSDKNAESRGQGVANIVTGFFGGMAGCAMIGQSMINVTGGGRGRLSTFVAGAFLLLLILVLQGTLVQIPMGALVAVMIMVSISTFDWDSLRTMVTYPKGETIVMLATVLATVLTHDLSKGVLTGVVLSAIFFARKVSQLSSVSHADLPDGSRVYRVTGQLFFVSTHDFVHHFDFSHPARRVVIDLSDAHFWDGSAVGALDKVVFKFRQMGAEPELVGVNAASATLIERIALHDKPGATGPGGH; from the coding sequence GTGACCTTTGTTCCCGATTCCTCCCCACGTTTCAACTGGGCCGACTACCGCGCCGAGTGGCTGCGAAACCCCAAAGGTGACCTGCTTTCCGGCATTCTGGTGGCCCTCGCGCTGGTGCCCGAAGCCATCGCCTTTTCCATCATCGCCGGGGTCGCGCCGCAGGTGGGGCTATACGCGTCATTTACCATCGCTCTCGTCATCTCGTTTATGGGCGGGCGGCCTGCCATGATTAGCGCAGCCACAGGTGCGATGGCGCTGCTGATGGTCGGTCTGGTCAAAACCCACGGCCTGGAATACCTGTTCGCAGCGACCATCCTGACGGGCGTGCTGCAAGTCCTGTTCGGCTGGGCGGGGCTGTCGCGCTACCTCAAGTTCGTGCCGCGCCCGGTGATGACCGGCTTTGTCAACGCGCTTGCCATCTTGATTTTTATGGCGCAGCTGCCGCAGTTCGCTGGAGCCAACTGGCAGATGTACGCGATGGTGGCGGCGGGCCTCGCCATCATCTATCTGCTGCCGCGCCTGACCAAAGCGGTGCCGAGTGCCTTGGTCGCCATCGTGGTGCTGACGCTGGTCAGCGTCTGGATGGGCGCGGACGTCAAGACAGTGGGCGACATGGGCGAGTTGCCCGGAGCGCTGCCGCCCTTCCACCTTCCGCAGGTGCCCCTGACGCTGGAGACGCTGAATATCATCTTTCCCGTCGCACTGACCCTGACTTTCGTGGGCCTGCTCGAAAGCCTGCTCACCGCGCAACTGATTGACGAAAAGACCGATACCACGTCCGACAAGAATGCCGAATCACGCGGGCAGGGCGTCGCCAATATCGTGACCGGCTTTTTCGGTGGCATGGCGGGCTGCGCCATGATTGGGCAGAGCATGATTAACGTGACCGGCGGCGGGCGCGGGCGGCTGTCCACCTTCGTAGCGGGAGCCTTTTTGCTGCTGCTGATTCTGGTGTTGCAGGGCACGCTGGTGCAGATTCCGATGGGGGCGCTGGTCGCCGTGATGATTATGGTTAGCATCAGCACCTTCGACTGGGACAGCCTGCGGACGATGGTGACCTATCCGAAGGGAGAAACCATCGTGATGCTGGCGACCGTGCTGGCCACGGTGCTGACCCATGACCTGTCCAAAGGCGTGCTGACTGGCGTCGTGCTGAGCGCGATTTTCTTCGCGCGCAAGGTGTCGCAGCTGTCCAGCGTCTCGCATGCCGACCTGCCGGACGGCAGCCGCGTCTACCGGGTGACGGGGCAGCTCTTTTTCGTGAGCACCCACGATTTCGTCCATCATTTCGACTTCTCGCACCCGGCCCGCCGCGTGGTCATTGACCTTTCGGACGCCCATTTCTGGGACGGTTCGGCCGTGGGAGCGCTGGACAAGGTGGTCTTCAAATTCCGGCAGATGGGCGCCGAACCTGAACTGGTCGGGGTCAACGCGGCGTCGGCCACCCTGATTGAGCGCATCGCCCTGCACGACAAGCCGGGCGCGACTGGGCCGGGCGGTCACTGA